Proteins found in one Arachis stenosperma cultivar V10309 chromosome 8, arast.V10309.gnm1.PFL2, whole genome shotgun sequence genomic segment:
- the LOC130944093 gene encoding ADP,ATP carrier protein 1, mitochondrial — MVDQVQHPTIMEKVAGQLHLRSNPSSDIRSYNGAFPQRALYQRRAFGNYTNAGLQYPMMPACSATTDLSAVTATASPVFVAAPAEKGNFLIDFLMGGVSAAVSKTAAAPIERVKLLIQNQDEMIKSGRLSEPYKGIGDCFKRTMADEGVISLWRGNTANVIRYFPTQALNFAFKDYFKRLFNFKKDRDGYWKWFAGNLASGGAAGASSLLFVYSLDYARTRLANDAKAAKKGGERQFNGLVDVYRKTLASDGVAGLYRGFNISCVGIIVYRGLYFGMYDSLKPVLLTGSLQDSFFASFALGWLITNGAGLASYPIDTVRRRMMMTSGEAVKYKSSMDAFAQILKNEGAKSLFKGAGANILRAVAGAGVLAGYDKLQVIVFGKKYGSGGA, encoded by the exons ATGGTTGATCAGGTTCAGCATCCAACAATCATGGAGAAGGTTGCTGGACAGCTCCATCTCCGCTCCAACCCATCATCCGATATCAGGAGCTATAATGGAGCCTTCCCCCAGCGTGCTTTGTACCAAAGGCGTGCATTCGGGAATTACACAAATGCAGGGTTGCAGTACCCAATGATGCCGGCATGTAGTGCTACTACTGATTTGAGTGCCGTTACAGCAACAGCCTCCCCTGTTTTTGTCGCAGCTCCAGCAGAGAAAGGAAACTTCCTTATCGACTTTCTCATGGGTGGTGTTTCTGCTGCAGTGTCCAAAACTGCTGCTGCTCCAATTGAAAGGGTTAAGCTCTTGATCCAGAATCAGGATGAGATGATTAAGTCAGGTAGGCTCTCAGAGCCCTACAAGGGAATTGGCGACTGTTTTAAGAGAACTATGGCCGATGAGGGTGTGATTTCCCTATGGAGAGGTAACACTGCCAATGTCATCCGTTATTTCCCAACTCAG GCCTTGAACTTTGCATTCAAGGATTACTTCAAGAGGCTTTTCAACTTCAAGAAGGACAGAGATGGTTACTGGAAATGGTTTGCTGGAAACTTGGCCTCTGGAGGTGCTGCTGGTGCTTCATCCCTTTTGTTTGTTTACTCCCTCGACTATGCCCGTACCCGTCTTGCTAACGATGCAAAGGCTGCAAAGAAGGGTGGAGAAAGACAATTCAATGGCCTTGTTGATGTATACAGGAAGACTTTGGCTTCTGATGGTGTTGCTGGGCTTTATCGTGGTTTTAACATCTCCTGTGTTGGAATCATTGTCTACCGTGGTCTCTATTTTGGAATGTATGATTCCCTGAAGCCAGTTCTTCTCACCGGAAGCCTGCAG GATAGCTTCTTTGCTAGCTTTGCTCTTGGATGGCTCATCACCAATGGTGCTGGTCTTGCATCATACCCAATTGACACTGTCAGAAGAAGAATGATGATGACATCCGGCGAGGCCGTGAAGTACAAGAGCTCCATGGATGCATTTGCTCAAATCCTCAAGAATGAGGGTGCCAAGTCCTTGTTCAAGGGAGCTGGTGCTAACATCCTTCGTGCCGTTGCAGGTGCTGGTGTGCTTGCTGGTTACGACAAGCTTCAGGTTATTGTGTTCGGCAAGAAATACGGTTCTGGTGGCGCTTAA